The Platichthys flesus chromosome 17, fPlaFle2.1, whole genome shotgun sequence DNA window ACTGTGGCTTTGAGGAGGTTTCTTCAGAAAGAGGAggtcagaaagaaaaaacctgAAACAAAGTCAGAGCATCTCTGTTAGTTCAGTGACCTGCACTGACTCTgacttggttttaaataaagtttaaattgaattatatCTGTGAATCTCTGTTTAACTTGTGACCTCGTCCTCAGGCTGGAATAGAAAAGAAACCTGTTGCCAAAGGTTCCAAACAATCTCATCATTAAAATAGAGCAAGTTGGGTTTCGGACTTTTGTTCAGACAAAACCAGACGTTCAAACCCTGAATAAACCTTGTCACACAAAGGAGGTCAAGAAATGTTGAGTCATTGTTTTTAGTTTCACCAAAATTTTAATTACCATGACGCCGGCAGAAAAAACCCTCTACAAAACTTATTTTGAGGAACTGAGAAGAATAAAATTCTATCAGATCGTTTCAGATGATGCTTAACCGACTTCACGTTTCGTTGAGTTGGAGTCGAGCTGAGTTTCCTCATGaactcagacagacacatacagtgttaaaatacataaaatcatccataaaacattaataaaacatccataacacacaaacagacacacacacatccacacacaactGGACCTGAAgattccagctgctgcagctcctcaggaTCAGTTAACACCTAAATAAACGGTTCAATCAGGGATTGATCCTTCAATCATCTCTGCAGTCTGAAGATGGATTCTTCAGTCCAGTCGCTCTGAGACAGTTTCAGTTCAATACACGAGTCATCAGCTCAAAAACGTCCGTCACAACTTGCACCAATGTTCGGAAAACAGCAGAACAACGGTTCCAGCTGTGAAACCTCTCTGAACATCATGGGTTTAAGATGCTCTACTTCATTTGTTCATGTTATATTATCTGTTTAAAAatccaaggaggttatgtttcacTAAACTACACAACTGATCATGATTACATCATCaattatcacatttaaaaaagctgaAACTGGGTCATGATCGTTGTTTTGCTTGATAGTGATTGAAGCAGTTAATTAACCATAAGAATATTTAACCTCAATAACTAATAACTATAATTAGTTGAAGAGGGAAGTCGTCTcatcttttgtttgattttaacaTCAGGGTCTTGACGGGAATGAGACGAAGTGGAAAAACAGGCCGTGTGAGCAGGAAACATCAAAGTGTCTGTTCACATcaatatcaataatcaataatcctGACTCGGTTTGGATCTGTGTCCTGAGTCAGTCTGTGAAATCTGTAAACATCAAATATTGATCACTCACAACTTTCCTCTGCATAAACCTGTCACACGCGCTGCCACCAGGTCTGTTTGAGGTTATACTGTATTTATGTTAAGTGTTTcacctgccaccactttgaaaacacatctgatCATGATGGTCAAAGCTTCACATTTCCACATGCGGGAGGATGAAGCCGAGGCCTTGTTGGTATTTCTGATTAACACAAATAGATAGCTGCTCAAAACTTTTAGGAAATCAATCGATCAATCGACGACTGAGTGTCTCAACAGGTCCAGACGCTTCGGGGTCATTAGTTGTGAACTGACTCCGAAAATGAAGTGAACCAAATCAATACGTTTTTTTCTAATCCATTCTAAAAACCACAATTTCCCAGATTTTTACATAGTTAAATTTAACTTTACTGCTTTATTCATATATGAAAAAGCACCTCTGAAAAGATCATCAGGTTCACTTTGTTTGCAATAAAtggattcaaatgttttttctcacGGCAAAAAATAATATGTATGTTCATCATCAAACTTTGTGTCTCATTATGTCTgataaacacaaactgtcatAGAGGATAAACCATCCTGCTCAACCACTAATGCATGAGTAATAACAACACACAATAGTATTtcattcacacccacacagctattttactttgaaaacctcCCTTATTCCTTTGATACACAAGCTATGTGTAAAAGCTATGTGTAATAGCTTGTGTATTATGTGTAATAGCTTGTGTATTATGTGTAATAGCTTGTGCATTAAAATTCCTTCTAATGCACAACATGCGTCAGAAATGACTTTCATTAAGGAGAAAGTTCCTCTGATAAAATAGAAGATGAGTTAATTCTTGGTCATCAAAGGAACCTTCTTCAGGGAAGCTGGATTCTAAGAAACAaccacaactccagcttgatcctGTGGAACAAAGTCCAGGTCCTCAGCATCAGAAGCTTCAGACGAATtgcctcctcatcttcctcatcccgTTCTTCATAAAGCATCTTTAGGAACCATGTCATCATCAGTAAGTGTGAAATGATTGGGACCAGTCAGACTCTGCAGGAGACATTGGTCAAAACCAATGTCTCCTGCATATCAATCGGTCTATTGAGCATATACTGAtatattttgagttttattttgtagatcTAGCTTTGGTTAGCTAGCCAGACAAGAAGCAAGCTAGCTAACCGCCAGTTagtaatattcatatttctcaCTGGTAATGGATtataaaattgtgtaaatgtgacgtagaaatctttttttataaagtaagaaaagaaaagaaagacaagataTTTAACGAATACttagaatataaaaataacaaattgacttatttaaaaaatacagcaaatgAACCCTGAAATATAtctgcaaagagagagaaaataaaactcacTTGTGACCCAtattgtgtatcaaagggttaagTGCATTAACCTGGAGCTTAAAAACATCTGGAGTATCACACATCATTGAGCTACAGTATTTCAAAGTAATAAGTATCTGAATACTAGTTTACTGTTAATGAATCAAACAGCTGTGATTGTCAACATCCACTAAGTGACTCAGTGAGTTCAATGAGATCCCCCTGAATAACACTCACCTGCTGGAGGAGTTCAAAGCAGAAGCGGCTTTGATCCTTTGTCCTGAGACTGAAACATGTCGCAGATCAGCAGGACGAATTGTCTCAAAtcagtaaaacaacaacatctgaGCTCAGCTGCTGTTCTCCACCGCGGCGACAGAAACTGTCACGTGATCGCGAGGTGTTCCCGGAACCTTTATGAAAACACGGAAGTCACAGTGACTGGAGCGGACGTGCCTGATGTGACACAGCGCGCTGAGGAAAGCTCGTATGGTTTATAGATCAGCGCTGCGGATATGCCGAGTAAATCACATGATCATCCACTGGCCCAGTCTCCTCAGTGATTGGCTGACAGATGTGTTGCCAGGTCGGGTTGGTTTTCCGCATTTCAATGTTTTTGCTAACCTTTTTGAATCCAGCTCTTGAATCCATCAAAACTCAGAATATGGAATCAAACGAGGGTCACTTGTTCTTCTTGTGTGCATGAACAATTGATTTGTAGCAGTAGAAATATTTTTTGCGTGTTGGAAAAAGGTATAGCATGCAGGTATATTCTATATACTTAAAAACAGGGTTTGTAGAAGTGGAAATATTTTGTCAATGGTTAGAAATAATTTTGTAGCTGTAGGAATATTGTGCTTATACATACAATTTTTTTCAACAATAGAAATATTTTGTACAAATGTCAAAAAGTTTTGTATCTGTGAAAAGTGTCCCTATTAGATACGAGTTGTAGAtccatttaaaataatgtgttgAAAACTATAAACTGAACTATAAACTGAAAAAAGAATACGTGAATACGAGTGAACACACAATATTAAAAAACTACACTTTCGTGACTTTTGGTCCAACCTGGCAACCCGGACTCCTCCACTTTCTACAAGCTGAACGCGACAGGACGAGCTGgttttcaaatatataattataaaccTTTATTCAGCCTTAACTCagttattcttcttcttcatataaaaacactttaattcAACGAGtttaaaaactacaaacacTTTTATCACGTCTTCCGGGGTGTACCCGTTGTTATGGCAACGACTTGAGCGATCGTTGTGcgttgaagaaaaacaaacaaacaaacaaacaaacaaacagcagctgtcGGTGTCTCCTGCTGATTAACAACCGGAAATCAAGCAGCTGTCCCCGCGTCATGGCGCATTACAGAGTAAGTGTGCGACTCCACCACTTGTTATTGTACTGGTTATTGTACTGGGAATGTTATGGCACGACGCTGGTTGCTAGCTGGTTAGCATCATGTAGCCGGGCCCTGAACGCACCACAGGCTGACTGTTGGGCTTTGATCTCGCGCTGCGGGTGTTTGTGGGTTCGTCGGTGTTTGTGGGTTCGTCGGTGACGCGTCTGTCTCGTTCCAGGCCGCGGAATCCAAGCGAGAGCAGTTCAGGAGGTACCTGGAGAAGTCAGGGGTCCTGGACACCATCACCAGCGGTGAGTACACTGCCCTGGTTAGCATGGAGCCACTGGGAGCCActgggagcccccccccccccaccgctcaGCTGATTCACGTCTCTTTTCCCTGTTGCAGTTCTAGTGGCTCTTTACGAGGAGACGGACAAACCCATCAACGCTCTGGAGTATCCTTCACGTGcctgtgttaatgttaatgtggcTGACATGATGGTTCGAGACCCGAGGCCCCCCACAGGCCTAAAACCAATATTTATAAGGGGGACACTTTGGTCCAGGTCCATCTACGGTGGCTCagagagctcaacgcactggacgtgaagctgcagctcaatGCTCTGTGAGGTCAGTGAGGTCTGTTGAtcgtcagtggtgatggaaccTCTCAAAgcattgagctgcagcaggttcacCGCTGTTttgggtcccctggaaacactcCTCATTTTGCAGCGTGTGTGTCATCAAATTGATTTACTACTCTTAGTGTGTAGGTTTTTTTGTTCAATTTGTGTATAAATCCATGCAGTGCTTTGTCTTGcttacaaataaacaactggaagaagaagaagacccaGTAGATGGAGGCAGAAGACGAGTGTAACTCACAGGAAGCTCGTTCTATCAAGTgtgattattattcattttaattgtcaTAATTCCGGATGAGAAGAACCCACCTGCTTTAGTGAAAACCAAAGATCAATCAGAATAGTGTGACCTTGACCCTTCACCCTGCAGTTTCATAAAGGTTCACCTCGGGGGGGCTGGTCCAGAGCCGGCGGACACCGACGCTCTTCGCATGGAGCTCGCCGATCTCCAGCAGAAGTGCAACCTGCTCATGGAGGAGAACAAAGAGCTGAGGAACAGAGTGAGAAGCATTCATCCCCTTTAAaggtgtcagtgtctgtgtctgtgctgctgtgacCTCTAACCTTCACGTCTCGTTTTCCAGCTCATGCAGTATGAAGCGTCAACTGAAGAGGGAGCTGCAGAGTAGAGACGcgttctctcttcttctttccacaAAATATACGAAAAAAACGGCATTTTGTCgaatatgtaaatgtttattaCATAATAATACGGTGATCACAaagtcactgtttgttttttttctgcaacaagaagcaacttttgttttctcacattaaaaatgtgtttttcagcatTTGGCGTCAGTCGTTTGTAAACGAAAGCACGAGATTCTTACACACTGaaatacagacatttaaaaaagtgaCTTCATATTCTAAGGGATATTTTTTGCCTTATTAACTAAACCTCAGAATAGcaagtaaaaaaacaatttcatagaAAAAGCAATAATTTACAGGTCGCTGCTCATGTGCCCGATAAGAATTAGAGGTCTGATGGATGACAGCACATTTAAGAAGCTTTATTTAGTTCACACTATTGAGCAGGAGAGAGGTTTTCCATTGTGTACTTTTAGCTGGATCACTGTCAAATATGTTGGAACAGACGCTGGATTAATTCAGTGTCACTGATTTAAAAGTATCCGGTTGCATAACTGTGTTGTGGCCTGAAACAACTTTATAGATCTGTGGTTCAGTTTTCCATCCCACTGATGTTCCATCCAACCAGATCATTAAAATCTGTCTGATGCACGTACCCGCTCTGcataatgtgaaaataaacaaatcggTGCACTGTGGCCTGGGAACCTTTTCCAGTTtgctcctctttgttttcagtgaCACAATCTGATCTGACACCCGAACACATCTTTGAGTTTCTGTTGCATCCAAAGCAGagactgtaaatcaagatggacgacacgtcttcATTTCCAAAAAATATCCTAGATAAGGGAGCCGCCCTCTTGCACGTTTGACTTATTGTGAAGCTGGAACCTGCGGAGTAGAGATCAGGGTGTGGAGCCGCGGTATCGAGGTCCTGCCAATACGCAttctcgaccaatcaggagccagtgtcagctgtcaatcatgatgttttatcgcatcaaataacgaattaaaaacaaacttcatgtAAAAAACACTTAGTAAGATCTACGTAGAATACCTGAAACTATCTTTAGAAAAATTAAActaagccagccaccagggggccatcaatgtgttttggcttcactttggaaGAAACTGtcatggcgtccatctttatatacaggccACGATCCACAGCTGTAGGTCCGTTTATATCTGCAGGTCAGTCGGAGCTCGCCTGCTGCTGGCACTGCTCGCCACCGACACCCTGCGGTTTGTGGGGGAGGCCGTGGGGCTGTTGCTCTCGCGGCTGTGCCGGGACACCGAGCTCAGCTCCCCTGCAGAGTCCGGACTCTGAGACCTGCTCGTTCTCTTAACGTCCGCCTTGGAGAGCATCCTGGCTCGGGGGCCCACGTGGCTGCCGCGCAGCTTCATGCTGCTGCCGTGGCCGTGGTAGGAGTCGCCGCTGTCCGAGCCGTTCCCCTCCACCACCGTGGAGCAGTTCCACGGCGGACTGACCCTCCGAGTCTTCCTCGCAATCCCTGACAGTGTAGGGCAGGAGGAGGCGTCTGCTACAGGGAGGGTGGGATACTCGGAGCGTGCACACTCCAGGTCGTCACGATGTGGAGATGGTTCCTCCGGTTCCTCCTGTTTGTCCGCAGGAGGTGAACGCGTCTCACTGCTGGTGTTGTTGGAGTTGCTGTTCTGCTCCGTGGGGCTCGGCACTCCCTCCTTGCCGTCCTTGTGGCTGTCTGACTTTGCACCAGGGTCTCCTTGTATTGGGATGAAGGCCGAGGAGGCATTGAGGAGAGGGAAGTTGGGTCCGTTGCCCTGCTTATCCAGCAGCAACATGTATCCACTGGGTGCTGTGGGGATGGTGGTCTTGCGTCCCACCGAGGTTCCAGTGCAAACCTGATGAACGACAGAGTTCTTCTTGGACTTGTTGACGTAGTAGTCATCGAGGTCGTCCTTCAGGTGTGGGTAGTAGTCCAGGAGGCCCTTCTTGAGCTTCTTGTAGCCCAGGTGCATGATCTCCAGGAGGctgagaaagagggagatgCAGGCGATGCCTTGCATGAACATCATGAACACGGACTTCTCTGTGGGCCTGGACACAAAGCAGTCCACCACGTTTGGGCACGGTTCCCTTTCACACTTGTAGAGCGGGCTCAGCCGGTGTCCATACAGGATGTACTGACCCGTCATGAAGCTGACCTCCACCACAGAGCGGGTGACTATGTGGGCCACGTAGGTGCACAACAGAGATCCTCTGAGCGGGGCCTTGTTCAGCTTCCCCTGCTCCAGCTGCCTCATCTCCTTCTCgatcctcctcctcgcctcggCCAGATCCACGTCCACCGCCTCCAGCTCCCGACGCAGAGCCACCTTCTTGCAGTGGCGCTCCTTCTCCAGGGCCCGGAGCTGGTAGATGGCGTGGCCCATGTACACCAGGGAGGGCGAGGACACGAAGATGACCTGCAGCACCCAGTACCTGATGAGGGAAATGGGGAAGGCCTGGTCGTAGCAGACGTTTCGGCAGCCGGGCTGATCCGTGTTGCAGATGAAGTCCGTCTGCTCATCGTTCCACACGTCCTCCGCGGCGACGCCCAGCACCAGCATCcggaagatgaagaggatggtCAGCCAGATCTTGCCGACCATGGTGGAGTGGATGTGAACCTCCTCCAAGATCCCTCCAAGGAAGTTCCAGTCCCCCATCGTTTACATCTGCAGGGCTGGAGTCGGTGAGGTCAGAGATCAAAGTCAAGATCATCGGATAACAATCAATACTGGGTTTTTGACTTTGATGCTGATCAATATTTAGGAGGTTTTAAACCCAACAAGGTTTAATCATCtcagttttaatttaaataaacacatgcagcCATAAAGAcgacaaaaacattaaaaaagatcagtagttgtttttctattttagtaATACTTATACCATTCGTCTGTTTAAAGAATTAAATAACGTTGAAACTTTGGTCCTGTTGGAAATTCCTGTCtcacataaaaataatataattaaatgacTTACAAAAGATCTGACCAATCAATAGACTTTTGTCCATTTTACGCCTCATTCACTTCACTTCAGTGTGTGTAGTTTCACTTTTGTACATttagctgcagctggagcttcTTTTCTGATTCTAGTGTAAATGTATATTCTGGTACCATCTTgttatatattaattaatacaTTATACTGTACGCACATTTTCTAACAACACTCTAGTCAAGTTCTGAAGGCAGGACTCGGACATGTATCTGAGTATTTGTTCTTTTACTCAATAACAATATCTATATTCTATCTTTAACGTGGTTTGACATCACACGACCAGTTAACCGTGTCCCAGCTGAGCACTAACACATACGACACTGTACTAATGTATGTATGACCTTGAGCTAATGATTTTAATGCTCTGATTATAGGTGTTAATGGGATTAGATCAAGCGATAACAGATAATCAATCGACCTCAACAATCACGTCAAATATAGATCAATAACTCAAACCTGTGATGTTATTCACAAGAAAGAAACGTTTTACCAGAGGAAAAATATCAGTGGAAAACTGTCTCACTCAAATCTACTGACACAAATTatgattttcacaataaaacagattttaaaatgagTAAACTTACCTTTCATGTTGGAAATgaaatttcacaataaaagcctttctgctgcagccgcTGATGAACTCAGTCCCACAGactcatcttttattttctttatcctttctgtaaaaagtaaaaagtacccGACGGCGTCTGACGACTCTACTGTCGGTGAAAACTGGACCAAAACCAGATGAAGCCCGTCGCCTCCAGTTGTTCACTCCTGGTCCATGAGAGAGGAGATCGATGGAGGCTGGTGAAATGCTCTGTTGCCATTTACCTTGCAGCGGTGAGAGCGTCCGGCCCCGACAGTGACTGAGGCTGAACTGAGCTGCAGCGAGTTCCACTGTTTGTCTGGTTGAACCGAAAGGACCCTGAACTGGTTTGATCCTTTAAGTTCCCACTGGACACAACTGGTGCACTGGGTTGTTCCCTCCGCTGGGATGGTTCCCTGTATGAGAGTTAATCTGAAATCCCATTTGTTTACAAAGTGGATTCACATCTTTATTTGGTTTAATTTCCAGgactgaacattttaattaagttctTGTTCACTCGGttaaaacagaaatattcaaccTCCAGAAGTATCCATGTTGAGGAAGTGATCATTTCAGCAGATTACtgtattttaaagttttacTACTGTGTTAGTATCGAGAAGGAGCTTTGTCGATGAAGTTTATTCTGGTTTATTTCAAAATTATCTTCCTGAATAGAACCATAAATCCTATGGTTCTTTCCCTATATACATTACAGAACAACTGTGGTTAAAATAGAATGTGATCACTCAGTAAAACTCAAGTTAATTCAGAGAGAATCTGTGATCTTAATTTATAAAATTGTGATTGTCTGCAGACATAAGATTCggtataacactaaaatattaACTGGAAGTCAAAAACATATTCTGCTTGTGTTCATGGAGTGGAACATCGAGGCTTCATGCAACTGCACTTTTTGTTTGATCATTGTTTTTCAGAGGCGTGTGTGATCAATGGGACACGTCCGATTTCATACATGGCTGCATCTCTGAATCTAATTTCAGTTATTCGTGCAGCTACTGTTCCATTAAAAGGAAATCAATGAACCAGGCTGGACCCAGAGCGCCAGTCTGTCAAACAGGGAAACATTTCAGGTCCTCCTGAGGTTTCCTTCACATCAGCTACTTTAAGGATTTCCCCACAAAGTTTACAAACTGAAGCCACACGTCGTTTCTTTTTACAGAACGTTATCATTTAATACTCAAAATAACAGTTTCTTTCTACGGATGATAGAAGACCGGGAGGATAAAACATGCCGTGACAAGAGCCGCTCAGAAAAACTATCAACAACACAGTCGGATAAAGATCCGATGATTTTTGAGGAAGTGTTGGGAAATGAAACACCTTCAGAAAAAGGTTCTACTGTTACAGAAAACaccacaaaatgaaaacaggttAATGTCCAAACAGAGTCTGGTtgacaaaacactttttaaaaagatcGTATTATTTATGTCCAAACAAGAGATTTCAATTcgggtttttttttaaattttttattcgTCCAGGCAGCCAGAGgatttaatgttaaaatataaaaatatcaacTTGAAGTTTAATCCATCAGTGTCAGTTTTCATCTTTCTCAATCACATTACTGCTGCAGTTAAACTCGTTCCGAGTCGGTTTGTATCCGACATTAAAAGTGGAAGATTATAAATAATGTGCACTGTGATGAATTATCAAGATGAGTTTAACGTTGATTTTTAAAGAGACACACATTTATCTCTGTTGCTGcgtaaaaaaaaggagaagagaagaagaaccacCCAAGAAACTTTGAATCTACTTTTGAGAAAaccagctgttttcagacatgagctctgGAGAAGTGGGTCTGGATGTTTCCacacatgaagaacacagcaggagatcaggAAGCCATCGACTTATTTCTCCGCGCCTTCTATTCACCTCTTTCTCTATGACGCCTTCCTGCTGTATTCCCACGTGGACTAACTtcggtcatgtctgaaaagaagCTGCTCTGACTCATTAACAACTTGGATTTCTTTTAAAATACTGACTGTTTTTGCAAAAATGGGTGCGTAGGGTTTAGAAAACTAAATTATCAGCAACtgtatgtaaaaaaagaaagaaaaagacaacagAATATTCCTGGCCGACTACCACTGAACATAGAACCTGCAAACTGCAAAATGTTCCTGTCAGGAAATATTACcaaaataattttataaaaacaagcaaAGGACCTTGGGCATTGTTCATAAAAGGAAGCTGCAAAAACAAACTTTCTACAAATGGTTCAGTGGACGTTACATTCATGTCAAACGAATCTTTTCTTAACAAACAACCAGCTCTGGTACTGAGCTGAAGGAAGGTTTTAAAGGAGGGAGCGGATACGTTCTAGCGTCCTCCTGACTTGCGTCCCGCCCAGGACCTGGAGCGAGAGCGGGAGCGTGATCGGGACACAGAACGGGATCGTGAGTGGGCCGGGGAGTGTGCACGCCGCACCTCTTCCTCCGGGTAATGGGAAGTCGAAGCTTGGTTGATGTTTTCTCGCTGAGGTGCCGATCTGGAGCGCGATCGAGATCTTCCCCTGGACTCTCTCCTCGCTGGCCGCTGCTTGTATCTGAAGCCACAGAAGGTTGAGACAGAAAACCAGCGGAGGTTAACGAACTGAACTGGCAAAAATAgtttgttgaaaagaaaaagtttgatAAGAATAACACTTCAAGATGAGATGCAACAAGACACACACCAGCTCAATATTAGATGCACAGATGCAACAAGAGAACAGTTGATGTTGCACATCAACCAAAAATCTTTGGCTTGGAGGCAGAAATGTTTCAAGTGGAAACCCAGGAAAATATAAAAGGGCCAACCATAAAAACAGACAGAATCTGACGTTGTGCTAAATGGCCACCGGACTTAAAGGGAAGTTGTACCTGTCTTCCTCACGgctcctgctccttcctcttccaTTCATACGCCCCCGAGATCTGAGGAAACAAGAGTTTATTCAGTTATTCCCTTTTCACAGATGTGAAGTTAATGTCTAATGAGATTAAATCACTTAAAGAGGAAAACTCACTCTCGCGGACTCTCCGAGCGTCTGCGCCGGCGATCGCCCGACGGGCTGCGGGATCGGTACCGGTCGTAGCTGCGGCTGCGCGAGCGTCTGCGCCGGCTGTCTCGATCGTAGTCGTCGTATCGAGAGGATCTGCCGGGTGAAGGCCGATCCTTCGTCTTCATCTGGTTGGGAGCTGATGTAATGTGACACAGTTCAGACAGAAACACGACTGTTCGTACTGTTTTGTAGTAAATTTGGTCATGAAACGTGTTTTCTGCCTCATGAACcaaacagtgtaaacacaggCAGTGATTCGATGATGAACTGGTCTTTAAACAGGGTGACAGCACCCGGAAGGAATCACACAG harbors:
- the LOC133972368 gene encoding c-Myc-binding protein-like; this encodes MAHYRAAESKREQFRRYLEKSGVLDTITSVLVALYEETDKPINALDFIKVHLGGAGPEPADTDALRMELADLQQKCNLLMEENKELRNRLMQYEASTEEGAAE
- the LOC133972367 gene encoding gap junction alpha-9 protein-like, which codes for MGDWNFLGGILEEVHIHSTMVGKIWLTILFIFRMLVLGVAAEDVWNDEQTDFICNTDQPGCRNVCYDQAFPISLIRYWVLQVIFVSSPSLVYMGHAIYQLRALEKERHCKKVALRRELEAVDVDLAEARRRIEKEMRQLEQGKLNKAPLRGSLLCTYVAHIVTRSVVEVSFMTGQYILYGHRLSPLYKCEREPCPNVVDCFVSRPTEKSVFMMFMQGIACISLFLSLLEIMHLGYKKLKKGLLDYYPHLKDDLDDYYVNKSKKNSVVHQVCTGTSVGRKTTIPTAPSGYMLLLDKQGNGPNFPLLNASSAFIPIQGDPGAKSDSHKDGKEGVPSPTEQNSNSNNTSSETRSPPADKQEEPEEPSPHRDDLECARSEYPTLPVADASSCPTLSGIARKTRRVSPPWNCSTVVEGNGSDSGDSYHGHGSSMKLRGSHVGPRARMLSKADVKRTSRSQSPDSAGELSSVSRHSRESNSPTASPTNRRVSVASSASSRRAPTDLQI
- the LOC133972400 gene encoding serine/arginine-rich splicing factor 10-like, producing the protein MARHMRPPSTSLFVRNIGDESRPEDLRREFGRYGPIVDVYIPLDFYTRRPRGFAYIQFEDVRDAEDALHSLDRKWVGGRQIEIQFAQGDRKTPNQMKTKDRPSPGRSSRYDDYDRDSRRRRSRSRSYDRYRSRSPSGDRRRRRSESPRESRGRMNGRGRSRSREEDRYKQRPARRESRGRSRSRSRSAPQRENINQASTSHYPEEEVRRAHSPAHSRSRSVSRSRSRSRSRSWAGRKSGGR